One Flavobacterium cerinum genomic window, CGGTTATCTGATGCTGGAAATTACTCTGCGTTATATTCCTTTTCATACTGATACCGCCTTTTTACAGATCAAACAACAGGAAGTAACTGCTATTACGAGTTACATTACCTTCTTTTATATTCATGTATACAGCGCTCTATTTGTCTTATTAGCCGGTTATACACAATTTAGTTCTTCGTTGTTGGAACGATTTCCTAAACTTCATCGAATTAGCGGAAAAGTGTATGCTTTTATTGTTCTTTTATTAGCCGCACCCTCCGGAATCTTTATCGGTTATTATGCCAATGGTGGCTTAAGCTCCCAAATCGCTTTTATACTATTAGGCCTATTATGGTTCTTTTTTACACTTAAAGGCATCATCGCTATCCGAAAAA contains:
- a CDS encoding DUF2306 domain-containing protein; this translates as MKETLAKAKHYSKWLWLLLFSYFGYLMLEITLRYIPFHTDTAFLQIKQQEVTAITSYITFFYIHVYSALFVLLAGYTQFSSSLLERFPKLHRISGKVYAFIVLLLAAPSGIFIGYYANGGLSSQIAFILLGLLWFFFTLKGIIAIRKKAIIAHRNFMLRSFALALSAITLRLWKVILVYLFHPNPMDVYQIIAWLGWIPNLILAEWLIRSKKQIK